In a single window of the Streptomyces sp. NBC_00285 genome:
- a CDS encoding FG-GAP-like repeat-containing protein — protein MRHLIRAGAVAGILALGIGLTPLLAAPAVADTPGQLDITPNWRAVPREDSLGSFGATGFVHSPEDADPSFGQEFQWTRFDTGETTTLLGYGNNEDAGFAEFGAESDYVAHHYLGSIDIENMADGTARRFTVPYGSGDLFQGLLGSTVLVQDYTDNDLQTVDSWYLLPADNPVIDAKVTVTGWPEGTDLKQVRLVAGDAREAVVRFATSAADAENGRYDRLGLIDLKTGRLRTLAANTGWSPYVALAGDDLLWIDSDRVAHVRSRTDLDAPERTFPVPSGLDLSKIGLLDGWLLAFTQTDGTDAALQRNLVALSFDGQQRRTLLEKADQEAVQIAGGGVAVIGGTSSADWYVQKVTVGTDGLPRLEKVRRLDPVAAGVDAIALSAGTLSTVEKEGPQGAGFYNRTLSPAQAPTSASDPVYVGRESGRSYDYTVCGQSLCTQLLNSGDGRTVYQVRNFQSSPAQVEIVGRRGPDRADRALTGNSDGRLTEATGRYAVYQSGRPTVPGYPVPDGVTIVVDLDTGSVVDQRPETGATVWGGTLYAATTTAGTVARKDLATGKDTGTLDTGAPCVPVELQSAGPWLYWTCEQFQQHGVVNVNTGEKIALPAGRGGLLGDGYFVNQRYTGSNLRLTEFQSGGTAVTRDLGIPMSTDGSETRRRTWAVDRFGGGIAYVDKANHVHVVPSGVPASPLTATQAATPTAFRAADSWKSSWQLSKPAASWKLTLKAANGTTVRTLAGGEARSSVTAAWDGRTASGSWAANGMYTWTLTAQPADGRGVPLTATGRAALSGGAAVRHDHAGDDGIGDLLTLNSSGALAFQKGTGKGAFSGKVTGTGWPTTARFVSYGDLSGDRCDDVLVRLSSGALRLYKPGCGAALKPSTSYTSLGTSGWNQYDVLTSPGDVSGDGRPDLIVRTASTGTVYLYKGTNTGKLSARVKLYDNWKTYKKVVGAGDLNGDGIGDLLAQDTSNNLYRYYGKGNGTFTARVKLFAGWGGSYNVVVGVGDITGDGKNDLVSRDTGGSLWRSNGDGKGSFGARTKIASGWQGYKGVF, from the coding sequence ATGCGACACCTGATCAGAGCGGGGGCCGTGGCCGGCATTCTGGCGCTGGGGATCGGGCTCACCCCGCTCCTCGCCGCACCGGCCGTCGCGGACACCCCGGGACAGCTCGACATCACGCCCAACTGGCGTGCCGTACCCCGCGAGGACTCGCTGGGTTCCTTCGGCGCCACCGGCTTCGTCCACTCGCCCGAGGACGCCGACCCGAGCTTCGGGCAGGAGTTCCAGTGGACCCGGTTCGACACCGGTGAGACGACGACCCTGCTCGGCTACGGCAACAACGAGGACGCGGGCTTCGCCGAGTTCGGCGCCGAGTCGGACTACGTGGCCCACCACTACCTGGGCTCGATCGACATCGAGAACATGGCGGACGGCACCGCGCGCCGGTTCACCGTGCCCTACGGTTCCGGCGACCTCTTCCAGGGCCTCCTCGGCTCCACGGTCCTGGTGCAGGACTACACGGACAACGACCTCCAGACGGTGGACAGTTGGTACCTGCTGCCCGCCGACAACCCGGTGATCGACGCCAAGGTCACCGTCACGGGCTGGCCCGAGGGCACCGACCTGAAGCAGGTGCGGCTGGTCGCGGGTGACGCGCGGGAGGCCGTCGTACGGTTCGCCACCTCGGCCGCCGACGCGGAGAACGGCCGGTACGACCGGCTCGGTCTGATCGACCTGAAGACCGGCCGGCTGCGTACCCTCGCCGCGAACACGGGCTGGAGCCCCTACGTCGCGCTCGCCGGGGACGACCTGCTGTGGATCGACTCCGACCGGGTGGCCCACGTGCGCTCGCGCACCGACCTGGACGCACCCGAGCGGACCTTCCCGGTCCCCTCCGGCCTCGACCTCTCCAAGATCGGCCTGCTCGACGGCTGGCTGCTGGCCTTCACCCAGACCGATGGCACGGACGCGGCTCTGCAGCGGAACCTGGTCGCCCTCTCGTTCGACGGGCAGCAGCGGCGAACGCTGCTGGAGAAGGCCGACCAGGAGGCCGTACAGATCGCCGGCGGTGGAGTCGCGGTGATCGGCGGGACCTCGTCGGCGGACTGGTACGTCCAGAAGGTCACCGTCGGCACGGACGGCCTGCCACGCCTGGAGAAGGTACGGCGCCTCGACCCGGTCGCGGCGGGTGTGGACGCGATCGCGCTGAGCGCGGGCACCCTGTCCACGGTGGAGAAGGAGGGCCCGCAGGGCGCCGGCTTCTACAACCGCACCCTCAGCCCCGCCCAGGCACCCACCTCCGCGTCCGACCCGGTGTACGTCGGACGGGAGAGCGGGCGGTCGTACGACTACACGGTCTGCGGGCAGTCGCTCTGCACGCAGCTCCTCAACAGCGGTGACGGGCGGACGGTCTACCAGGTCCGCAACTTCCAGTCGAGCCCCGCGCAGGTCGAGATCGTCGGCCGACGCGGACCCGACCGGGCGGACCGTGCGCTGACCGGGAACTCCGACGGGCGGCTCACCGAGGCCACCGGCCGGTACGCCGTCTACCAGAGCGGCCGGCCGACGGTCCCCGGGTACCCGGTGCCGGACGGGGTGACGATCGTCGTCGACCTCGACACCGGCTCGGTCGTCGACCAGCGGCCGGAGACCGGCGCGACCGTGTGGGGCGGAACGCTGTACGCGGCCACGACCACGGCCGGCACCGTCGCCCGCAAGGACCTCGCGACCGGCAAGGACACCGGCACGCTCGACACGGGCGCGCCCTGTGTCCCCGTCGAACTGCAGAGTGCCGGGCCGTGGCTGTACTGGACCTGCGAGCAGTTCCAGCAGCACGGCGTAGTCAATGTGAACACGGGCGAGAAGATCGCGCTGCCCGCAGGCCGGGGCGGTCTACTCGGCGACGGCTACTTCGTCAACCAGCGCTACACCGGCTCCAACCTGCGGCTGACCGAGTTCCAGAGCGGCGGCACCGCGGTCACCCGTGACCTCGGCATCCCCATGTCCACCGACGGCAGCGAGACCCGCCGCCGTACCTGGGCCGTGGACCGCTTCGGCGGCGGCATCGCCTACGTCGACAAGGCGAACCACGTCCACGTCGTGCCCAGCGGGGTGCCCGCATCGCCGCTGACCGCGACGCAGGCCGCCACGCCGACGGCGTTCAGGGCGGCGGACAGCTGGAAGTCGTCCTGGCAGCTGTCCAAGCCGGCCGCCTCGTGGAAGCTGACGCTGAAGGCGGCGAACGGCACGACGGTCCGCACCCTCGCCGGGGGCGAGGCCCGCAGCTCCGTCACCGCCGCATGGGACGGCCGTACGGCGTCCGGGAGTTGGGCCGCCAACGGCATGTACACCTGGACGCTCACCGCCCAGCCCGCCGACGGCCGGGGAGTGCCCCTGACCGCGACCGGCAGGGCGGCCCTGTCGGGCGGCGCCGCCGTACGCCACGACCACGCCGGCGACGACGGCATCGGCGACCTGCTCACCCTCAACTCCTCGGGCGCGCTGGCCTTCCAGAAGGGCACGGGCAAGGGGGCGTTCTCGGGGAAGGTCACCGGCACCGGCTGGCCCACCACCGCGCGGTTCGTCTCGTACGGCGATCTGAGCGGCGACCGCTGCGACGACGTGCTGGTGCGACTGAGCAGTGGGGCGCTGCGCCTGTACAAGCCGGGCTGCGGGGCCGCGTTGAAGCCGTCGACGTCGTACACGTCGCTGGGAACCAGTGGCTGGAACCAGTACGACGTGCTGACCTCGCCCGGGGATGTGAGCGGTGACGGCCGGCCGGACCTGATCGTTCGGACGGCGTCGACCGGAACGGTCTACCTGTACAAGGGCACGAACACGGGCAAGCTCTCCGCGCGCGTGAAGCTCTACGACAACTGGAAGACGTACAAGAAGGTCGTGGGCGCCGGGGACCTGAACGGCGACGGCATCGGTGATCTGCTCGCCCAGGACACGTCGAACAACCTGTACCGGTACTACGGCAAGGGCAACGGCACGTTCACGGCGCGGGTGAAGCTGTTCGCCGGCTGGGGTGGCTCGTACAACGTGGTCGTCGGCGTCGGTGACATCACCGGGGACGGGAAGAACGACCTGGTCTCCCGGGACACCGGCGGCAGCCTCTGGCGCAGCAACGGCGACGGCAAGGGGTCGTTCGGGGCGCGTACGAAGATCGCGAGCGGCTGGCAGGGCTACAAGGGCGTGTTCTAG
- a CDS encoding FG-GAP repeat domain-containing protein, whose protein sequence is MTRRARIASALVGLAAIGAGSLTTAGPAAADTTTPTPIATDGVWGIDYAGGFLTSVENTPSGYQWVVGRQVSADGSTVLDKTYRGYADIDAGGSHVQRVPCDAGAEGCVPMRSFGNTYAGYFMDDATGKQVAQIHLTENSLSGTDEPTVTGGRFVDATGRYYVYDAASTGKQYVDAVASFRTADVRRTRSVTAASVWGSALWTPGSGNGVVTQYDLEAKKTVATVSTGAPCTVKDLQVIGRWIYWNCGPTGTAGVYDRTAKKNITVPSGPALVGDGYLVRHDRSAGKLMLTDYHSGTAAAARAIADLPAGNTADQRRLTWSVDKLGGDIAYVGADKSIRIVQSGVPAQSLAKIESDVDGDSVDVKGRNGVEAWGSYWQLNKPANWTFTVRDAQGRTERTIRGHGAQVEVNWDLKTDSGAYPFNGPKTWSLKATAEDGGGTYTTGGSLGYNGGRQGFHDQGYYSYGELVTLNASGALSLQYTTGKGTFDFKKTGSGWPAGTVAVPFGDMGADRCAEMLVRMPNGELRRYAGRCGEPYTPASSHTSLGTGWNAYNVLTAPGDLTGDGRTDLLARKASTGDVYLFANDGASKLKPGVKIRSWATYKKIVGAGDLNGDGFGDVLVQDKAGTLWRYDGTGTGQVKERVKVFASWGTSYNVVVGVGDITGDGKNDLVSRDTAGNLYRNNGDGKGSFGARTKIATGWQGYKGVS, encoded by the coding sequence TTGACCCGGCGTGCCCGGATCGCTTCTGCTCTCGTCGGCCTCGCGGCCATCGGCGCGGGCTCACTGACCACCGCGGGCCCTGCGGCCGCGGACACCACCACCCCGACACCGATCGCCACGGACGGCGTGTGGGGTATCGACTACGCGGGCGGCTTTCTGACCAGCGTGGAGAACACGCCGAGCGGCTACCAGTGGGTGGTGGGCCGACAGGTCTCCGCCGACGGTTCCACGGTGCTGGACAAGACCTACCGCGGATACGCGGACATCGACGCGGGCGGCAGCCATGTGCAGCGGGTGCCGTGCGACGCGGGCGCGGAGGGCTGCGTGCCGATGCGCTCCTTCGGCAACACCTACGCCGGCTACTTCATGGACGACGCCACCGGCAAGCAGGTGGCGCAGATCCACCTGACCGAGAACTCACTCAGCGGCACCGACGAGCCGACCGTGACCGGTGGCCGTTTCGTCGACGCCACCGGGCGCTACTACGTCTACGACGCGGCTTCCACCGGCAAGCAGTACGTCGACGCGGTGGCCTCCTTCCGCACCGCGGACGTGCGCCGCACCCGCTCCGTCACCGCCGCCTCCGTGTGGGGGTCGGCGCTGTGGACGCCGGGTTCGGGCAACGGTGTCGTCACCCAGTACGACCTGGAGGCGAAGAAGACGGTCGCGACCGTCTCCACCGGTGCCCCCTGCACGGTCAAGGACCTTCAGGTGATCGGCCGCTGGATCTACTGGAACTGCGGCCCGACGGGCACCGCGGGCGTGTACGACCGTACGGCGAAGAAGAACATCACGGTGCCCTCGGGGCCCGCCCTCGTCGGCGACGGCTATCTCGTCCGGCACGACCGGAGCGCCGGCAAGCTGATGCTGACGGACTACCACTCCGGTACGGCCGCCGCCGCGCGCGCGATCGCCGACCTGCCGGCCGGGAACACCGCCGACCAGCGGCGGCTGACCTGGTCGGTGGACAAGCTCGGCGGCGACATCGCGTACGTCGGCGCGGACAAGTCGATCCGGATAGTGCAGAGCGGAGTGCCGGCGCAGTCGCTGGCGAAGATCGAGTCGGACGTGGACGGCGACTCGGTGGACGTGAAGGGCCGCAACGGCGTCGAGGCCTGGGGCAGCTACTGGCAGTTGAACAAGCCCGCCAACTGGACCTTCACCGTGAGGGACGCGCAGGGCCGCACCGAGCGCACCATCAGGGGCCACGGAGCCCAGGTCGAGGTGAACTGGGACCTGAAGACCGACTCGGGCGCCTACCCCTTCAACGGCCCCAAGACCTGGAGCCTGAAGGCGACTGCCGAGGACGGCGGCGGTACGTACACCACGGGTGGCTCGCTCGGTTACAACGGCGGCCGCCAGGGCTTCCACGACCAGGGGTACTACAGCTACGGAGAGCTGGTCACACTCAACGCCTCGGGTGCCCTGAGCCTCCAGTACACCACCGGCAAGGGCACGTTCGACTTCAAGAAGACCGGCTCCGGCTGGCCCGCGGGCACCGTGGCCGTGCCCTTCGGCGACATGGGCGCCGACCGCTGCGCCGAGATGCTGGTCCGCATGCCGAACGGCGAACTGCGGCGTTACGCGGGCCGGTGCGGTGAGCCGTACACGCCTGCGAGCAGCCACACCTCCCTCGGCACGGGCTGGAACGCGTACAACGTCCTCACCGCCCCCGGTGACCTGACCGGCGACGGCCGTACCGATCTGCTGGCCCGCAAGGCCTCGACCGGGGACGTCTATCTCTTCGCGAACGACGGCGCGAGCAAGCTCAAGCCGGGCGTGAAGATCCGCAGCTGGGCGACGTACAAGAAGATCGTCGGCGCCGGTGATCTGAACGGCGACGGTTTCGGGGACGTGCTGGTGCAGGACAAGGCCGGGACGCTGTGGCGCTACGACGGCACCGGCACCGGTCAGGTCAAGGAGCGGGTGAAGGTCTTCGCCAGCTGGGGGACCTCGTACAACGTGGTCGTCGGCGTCGGTGACATCACCGGGGACGGGAAGAACGACCTGGTCTCCCGGGACACCGCGGGCAACCTCTATCGCAACAACGGTGACGGCAAGGGGTCGTTCGGGGCGCGTACGAAGATCGCGACCGGCTGGCAGGGCTACAAGGGGGTCTCCTGA
- a CDS encoding DEAD/DEAH box helicase has translation MSISSTDHIVMPENEGTDEAVSQTPEAIEAPETTFADLGLPEGVVRKLAQNGVTSPFPIQAATIPDALAGKDILGRGRTGSGKTLSFGLPLLTKLSGGHTDKKKPRGIILTPTRELAMQVADALQPYGDVLGLKMKVVCGGTSMSNQMYALERGVDVLVATPGRLRDLINRGACSLANVEIAVLDEADQMSDLGFLPEVTELLDQIPGGGQRMLFSATMENEISTLVKRYLSNPVTHEVDSAQGNVTTMSHHILIVKPKDKAPVTAAIASRKGRTIIFVRTQLGADRIAEQLCESGVKADALHGGMTQGARTRVLEDFKKGYVNALVATDVAARGIHVDGIDLVLNVDPAGDHKDYLHRAGRTARAGRTGTVVSLSLPHQRRQIFRLMEDAGVDAGRHIINTGTAFEPEVAEITGARSMTEVQSESAANAAQQAEREVSHLAKELERAQRRATELREEADRLVARAARERGEDPEAAVAEAQAVVAEAVEAAEAVVAEQPAYDQPRQRRDERGNYERRDDRRDDRGGRSFERRDDRSSVGFNRDRRDERPSGGFRRDDRRDDRSSGGFNRDRRDERPSGGFNRDDRRDDRGGRSFERRDDRPSGGFRRDDRPSGGFNRDRQGDRPTGGGFNRDRRDERPTGGGFRRDDRPTGGGFNRDRRDERPSTHRGSDRPFNRDRQGDRPTGGGFRSGHDRPSGRRDDHRGGTGTGTGTGTFGRRDDKPRWKRNG, from the coding sequence ATGTCCATTTCCAGTACTGACCACATCGTCATGCCCGAGAACGAGGGCACCGACGAGGCGGTCTCCCAGACCCCCGAGGCCATCGAGGCCCCCGAGACTACTTTCGCGGACCTCGGTCTCCCCGAGGGTGTGGTCCGCAAGCTCGCCCAGAACGGCGTGACCTCCCCCTTCCCGATCCAGGCCGCGACCATCCCGGACGCCCTGGCCGGCAAGGACATCCTGGGCCGTGGCCGCACCGGCTCCGGCAAGACCCTCTCCTTCGGTCTGCCGCTGCTGACGAAGCTGTCCGGCGGCCACACCGACAAGAAGAAGCCCCGCGGCATCATCCTCACGCCGACCCGTGAGCTCGCGATGCAGGTCGCGGACGCCCTCCAGCCCTACGGCGACGTCCTCGGCCTCAAGATGAAGGTCGTCTGCGGCGGCACGTCGATGAGCAACCAGATGTACGCCCTGGAGCGCGGTGTCGACGTCCTCGTCGCCACCCCGGGCCGGCTGCGCGACCTCATCAACCGTGGCGCCTGCTCCCTGGCGAACGTCGAGATCGCGGTCCTCGACGAGGCCGACCAGATGTCCGACCTGGGCTTCCTGCCCGAGGTCACCGAGCTGCTGGACCAGATCCCGGGCGGCGGCCAGCGCATGCTGTTCTCGGCCACGATGGAGAACGAGATCTCCACGCTGGTCAAGCGCTACCTGAGCAACCCGGTCACGCACGAGGTCGACAGCGCCCAGGGCAACGTCACGACGATGTCCCACCACATCCTCATCGTGAAGCCCAAGGACAAGGCGCCGGTCACGGCCGCGATCGCCTCCCGCAAGGGCCGCACGATCATCTTCGTCCGCACCCAGCTGGGCGCCGACCGTATCGCCGAGCAGCTGTGCGAGTCCGGTGTGAAGGCGGACGCGCTGCACGGCGGCATGACGCAGGGTGCCCGCACCCGCGTCCTGGAGGACTTCAAGAAGGGCTACGTCAACGCGCTCGTCGCGACCGACGTCGCCGCCCGCGGCATCCACGTCGACGGCATCGACCTCGTCCTGAACGTCGACCCCGCCGGTGACCACAAGGACTACCTGCACCGCGCCGGCCGTACCGCTCGCGCGGGCCGCACCGGCACGGTCGTGTCGCTGTCCCTGCCGCACCAGCGCCGCCAGATCTTCCGGCTGATGGAGGACGCGGGCGTCGACGCCGGGCGTCACATCATCAACACCGGTACGGCCTTCGAGCCCGAGGTCGCCGAGATCACGGGCGCGCGTTCGATGACCGAGGTCCAGTCCGAGTCCGCGGCCAACGCGGCGCAGCAGGCCGAGCGTGAGGTCTCGCACCTCGCCAAGGAGCTGGAGCGGGCGCAGCGTCGCGCGACCGAGCTGCGCGAGGAGGCCGACCGTCTGGTCGCCCGCGCCGCCCGCGAGCGTGGCGAGGACCCGGAGGCGGCGGTCGCCGAGGCCCAGGCCGTGGTGGCCGAGGCGGTGGAGGCGGCTGAGGCCGTGGTCGCCGAGCAGCCCGCGTACGACCAGCCGCGTCAGCGTCGTGACGAGCGGGGCAACTACGAGCGCCGTGACGATCGTCGTGACGACCGTGGTGGCCGTTCCTTCGAGCGTCGTGACGACCGTTCCTCGGTTGGCTTCAACCGTGACCGTCGTGACGAGCGTCCCTCGGGTGGCTTCCGCCGCGACGACCGTCGGGACGACCGTTCCTCGGGTGGCTTCAACCGTGACCGTCGTGACGAGCGTCCCTCCGGCGGCTTCAACCGTGACGACCGTCGCGACGACCGTGGTGGCCGTTCCTTCGAGCGTCGTGACGACCGCCCCTCGGGTGGCTTCCGCCGCGACGACCGTCCCTCGGGCGGTTTCAACCGTGACCGTCAGGGCGACCGCCCCACCGGCGGTGGCTTCAACCGTGACCGTCGTGACGAGCGCCCCACCGGCGGTGGCTTCCGCCGCGACGACCGCCCCACGGGCGGTGGCTTCAACCGTGACCGTCGTGACGAGCGTCCGTCCACCCACCGGGGCAGCGACCGTCCCTTCAACCGCGACCGTCAGGGCGACCGCCCCACCGGCGGCGGCTTCCGCTCCGGCCACGACCGCCCGTCCGGCCGTCGTGACGACCACCGCGGTGGCACCGGCACGGGTACCGGCACCGGCACCTTCGGCCGCCGTGACGACAAGCCGCGCTGGAAGCGCAACGGCTGA
- a CDS encoding metallopeptidase family protein — protein MLEMTREEFEELVADALDRIPPELTRLMDNVAVFVEDEPPADDPELLGLYEGTPLTDRGEWYAGVLPDRITIYRGPTLRMCGTREEVVAEAEVTVVHEIAHHFGIDDERLHALGYG, from the coding sequence GTGCTGGAGATGACGCGCGAGGAGTTCGAGGAACTGGTCGCCGACGCCCTGGACCGGATTCCGCCGGAGTTGACGCGGCTGATGGACAACGTCGCGGTGTTCGTCGAGGACGAGCCGCCCGCCGACGATCCCGAGCTGCTCGGGCTGTACGAGGGCACTCCGCTGACGGACCGGGGGGAGTGGTACGCGGGGGTGTTGCCGGATCGCATCACGATCTACCGGGGGCCGACGCTGCGGATGTGCGGGACGCGTGAGGAGGTCGTCGCGGAGGCCGAGGTGACGGTGGTGCACGAGATCGCCCATCACTTCGGGATCGACGACGAGCGGTTGCATGCACTCGGGTACGGCTGA
- a CDS encoding metallophosphoesterase family protein: MARVPVAALPRRTALDVLRSPARALARHYGSRRSHPSAELVHPPHPWTRALGLVAVVLMGAWLGLLIVGDVRVPVGPMNTTMTLRPSLTGGTKINISPLGALQLDSHQAPVRLDVNVDQLDPERSQALVDHPERLSGLQDEVAADVEHGTLDLAVRSCVAVVSGATALGLAVYRRPRRALAAGGLALTLLAASGGTAYATWNPESVLEPKFSGLLSSAPSLVGNARSIVTEFDVYQKELARLVTNVTKLYDVTSTLPAYQPDPTTIRVLHVSDIHLNPASWKIIASLVEQYKVNVIVDSGDTMDHGTAAENGFLDPIPDLGAPYVWVRGNHDSVTTQRYMEGLKHVHVLDNGKAQTIAGLRFAGMGDPQFTPDRSTDPGADESQEAAGARLSAALREQRIAGTPVDLAVAHEPSAAREVDGEVPMVLSGHLHHEEMEVMKKGTRLRVEGSTGGSGLRAVEGKYPDPIEASILYMDRDTRRLQAWDEIRLGGLGLTTAEVSRHLPEDNQP, from the coding sequence ATGGCACGCGTCCCCGTCGCAGCCCTGCCCCGCCGCACCGCCCTCGACGTCCTCCGCTCACCCGCACGCGCACTCGCCCGCCACTACGGCAGTCGCCGCTCCCACCCGTCCGCCGAGCTCGTCCACCCACCCCACCCCTGGACCCGCGCCCTCGGCCTGGTCGCCGTCGTCCTCATGGGCGCCTGGCTGGGTCTGCTGATCGTCGGCGACGTCCGGGTGCCGGTCGGCCCGATGAACACGACGATGACCCTGCGCCCGTCCCTGACCGGCGGCACGAAGATCAACATCTCACCGCTCGGCGCGCTCCAGCTGGACAGCCACCAGGCCCCCGTCCGCCTCGACGTCAACGTCGACCAGCTCGACCCGGAGCGCTCCCAGGCCCTCGTCGACCACCCCGAACGCCTCTCCGGCCTCCAGGACGAGGTCGCGGCGGATGTCGAGCACGGCACCCTCGACCTCGCCGTCCGCTCCTGCGTCGCCGTCGTCTCGGGCGCCACGGCCCTGGGCCTTGCGGTCTACCGCCGCCCCCGCAGGGCGCTCGCGGCCGGCGGACTCGCCCTGACCCTCCTGGCCGCGTCGGGCGGCACCGCCTACGCCACCTGGAACCCGGAATCGGTCCTGGAACCCAAGTTCTCGGGACTGCTCTCCTCGGCGCCCTCCCTGGTGGGCAACGCCCGCAGCATCGTCACCGAGTTCGACGTCTACCAGAAGGAACTGGCCCGCCTCGTGACGAACGTGACGAAGCTCTACGACGTCACGTCCACCCTCCCCGCCTACCAGCCGGACCCCACCACCATCCGGGTCCTGCACGTCTCCGACATCCATCTCAACCCCGCGAGCTGGAAGATCATCGCCTCGCTGGTGGAGCAGTACAAGGTCAACGTGATCGTCGACTCCGGCGACACGATGGATCACGGCACGGCGGCGGAGAACGGCTTCCTGGACCCGATCCCGGACCTCGGCGCCCCCTACGTCTGGGTCCGCGGCAACCACGACTCCGTCACCACCCAGCGCTACATGGAGGGGCTCAAGCACGTCCACGTCCTGGACAACGGCAAGGCGCAGACCATCGCCGGCCTGCGCTTCGCCGGAATGGGCGACCCCCAGTTCACCCCGGACCGCTCCACGGACCCGGGCGCCGACGAGTCCCAGGAGGCGGCGGGCGCCCGCCTGTCCGCGGCTCTGCGCGAGCAGCGCATCGCCGGCACCCCGGTCGACCTCGCGGTCGCCCACGAACCCTCCGCCGCCCGCGAGGTCGACGGCGAGGTCCCGATGGTCCTGTCCGGCCACCTCCACCACGAGGAGATGGAGGTCATGAAGAAGGGCACGCGACTGCGCGTCGAGGGCTCGACGGGTGGCAGCGGACTGCGTGCCGTCGAGGGCAAGTACCCCGACCCCATCGAGGCCTCGATCCTCTACATGGACCGCGACACCCGGCGCCTCCAGGCCTGGGACGAGATCAGACTCGGCGGCCTGGGCCTGACGACGGCGGAGGTCAGCCGCCACCTCCCGGAGGACAACCAGCCCTGA